The segment CTAAATTAGATGAAGATAAAATTAATGATATTTTAGGAGTATGCCCATTATGCAAAGAAGGAACCATAGTTAAAAATAATAAAGGATACGGTTGTAATAATTGGAAAACTGGATGTAAGTTTTTTGTTTCTGAAATTTGTGGTGTTACAATTCCAGTAAAAGAAATACAAAATCTAATGAATCATGGTAAAACGAATATAATAAATGGATTTACATCTAAAAAAGGAAATGAGTTTAGTGCAAGACTAATATTAAAAGATAATAAAATACAGTTAAGCTTTGATTAATATGATAAAATAGATTTTAAATAATGAAGTAATACAATGTACATAGAAAGGAAATTTATATGAATTTATTATCTATAGAAAATTTAACTAAAAGTTATGGTGAAAAAGTATTATTTAAAAATTTATCTTTAGGAATAAATGAAGGTGAAAAGATAGGGTTAATTGGAATAAATGGTACAGGAAAATCTAGTCTTCTCAAAATAATAGCAGGTGAAGATGATGATTATGATGAAGGAAAGATAATAAAAAATAATGATGTAAGAATAGAATATTTATCTCAAAATACACAATTTGATGAGGATGCTACGGTACTTAATGCAATATTTAAAGGGAATTCTTCTGTGATGAGAGTAGTTAGAGAATATGAAAACACCGTGAGTTCTTTAGAAAAAAATCCTACAGATGAGGCTCTTCAAAAAAAATTAATAACGTTAAATAATAAAATGGATGCAGAAAACGCATGGGAAATAGAAAATAAGGCAAAAACAATACTTACAAAGCTCGGTATAACTGGTTTTCAAGATAAAGTTGGGACTTTATCAGGAGGACAAAAAAAGAGAATTGCACTTGCAGCATCACTTATAAATCCATGTGAACTTCTTATTTTGGATGAACCTACAAACCATATAGATAATGAAATAGTTAAATGGCTTGAAGAATATCTTAATGATAGAAAAGGTGCATTAGTGATGATAACACATGATAGATATTTTTTAGATAGAGTAACTAATAGGATAGTAGAGCTTCATAATGGAAATTTGTATAGTTATGAAGGAAACTATAGTATGTTTGTCGAGGCTAAGGCAGAAAGACAACAACTTATGGAATCATTAGAGTCAAAGAGACAAAATTTATTAAGACGTGAACTTGCATGGATCCAACGAGGAGCTAAAGCAAGAAGTACCAAGCAAAAGGCAAGAATCGATAGGTTTGAAGATCTAAAGTCTAAAGTTATAGATGTTGATAAAGAAAAAATGGAAATATCAGTTCAAGGAAGCAGACTTGGAAAAAAAGTAATAGAAATAGAAGCTTTAAATAAAACATATGGAGATAGAAATCTTATAGATAATTTTAGTTATATATTTACTCCTGGAGATAGGGTAGGTATTATAGGTAAAAATGGAATGGGTAAATCCACTTTATTAAATATAATAATTGATAAAATAAAAGCAGATAGTGGTAGCATTGATATAGGAGAGACAATTAGAATAGGATATTTTTCTCAAGAATATAAAGGCATGGATAACAATATGAGAGTTATTGAATACATACGAGAGGCAGCTGAATTTATAAAAGATGCTGAAGGTAATTCAATAAGTGCAACTAAAATGTTAGAAAGATTTTTGTTTCCATCGGAACTTCAATATACTTATATATCTAAATTGTCCGGTGGTGAAAAAAGAAGACTTTATCTTTTAAGAGTGCTTATGCATGCTCCTAATGTGCTTATACTAGACGAGCCTACTAATGACTTAGATATAG is part of the Clostridium botulinum genome and harbors:
- a CDS encoding ABC-F family ATP-binding cassette domain-containing protein, yielding MNLLSIENLTKSYGEKVLFKNLSLGINEGEKIGLIGINGTGKSSLLKIIAGEDDDYDEGKIIKNNDVRIEYLSQNTQFDEDATVLNAIFKGNSSVMRVVREYENTVSSLEKNPTDEALQKKLITLNNKMDAENAWEIENKAKTILTKLGITGFQDKVGTLSGGQKKRIALAASLINPCELLILDEPTNHIDNEIVKWLEEYLNDRKGALVMITHDRYFLDRVTNRIVELHNGNLYSYEGNYSMFVEAKAERQQLMESLESKRQNLLRRELAWIQRGAKARSTKQKARIDRFEDLKSKVIDVDKEKMEISVQGSRLGKKVIEIEALNKTYGDRNLIDNFSYIFTPGDRVGIIGKNGMGKSTLLNIIIDKIKADSGSIDIGETIRIGYFSQEYKGMDNNMRVIEYIREAAEFIKDAEGNSISATKMLERFLFPSELQYTYISKLSGGEKRRLYLLRVLMHAPNVLILDEPTNDLDIETLNILEEFIEFFNGTVIAVSHDRYFLDKVCSKILSFEGNGKIIENIGNYSDYEEKHKKIAKKIEIKDKKDKKEKTQKDTKQNKTLKFSYNEKREYEQIDGIIESKEAELEEVNEKISNVGCDYLILQELLDKKKAIENDLDELMERWAYLNELAEKINNQN